Proteins co-encoded in one Enterobacter sp. R4-368 genomic window:
- the msrP gene encoding protein-methionine-sulfoxide reductase catalytic subunit MsrP, with translation MMKKKLTEADVTAESVFMLQRRQVLKMLGISASALTLAPGARADLLDWFKGHDRPKAPSGKALDFTQPAQWKASLPLTPEEKVTGYNNFYEFGLDKADPAANAGGMKTDPWTLTIDGEVAKPLTLDHAALTSRFPLEERIYRMRCVEAWSMVVPWIGFPLHKLLALVEPTSNAKYVAFQTLYAPDQMPGQKDRFIGGGLKYPYVEALRIDEAMHPLTLLTVGVYGKALPPQNGAPIRLTVPWKYGFKGIKSIVSIKLTSKRPPTTWNLAAPDEYGFYANVNPHVDHPRWSQATERFIGSGGALDVKRQPTLLFNGYAEEVASLYHGLDLRENF, from the coding sequence GTGATGAAGAAAAAACTAACTGAAGCCGATGTCACTGCGGAATCCGTTTTCATGTTACAGCGCCGCCAGGTGCTGAAAATGCTGGGAATTAGCGCCTCGGCATTGACCCTGGCACCCGGCGCGCGGGCCGATCTGTTGGACTGGTTTAAAGGCCATGACCGGCCAAAAGCGCCATCAGGAAAAGCGCTCGATTTTACGCAACCTGCGCAGTGGAAAGCCTCTCTCCCGCTGACACCGGAAGAGAAAGTCACCGGCTATAACAACTTCTATGAATTTGGCCTCGATAAAGCCGATCCTGCCGCCAACGCCGGGGGAATGAAAACCGATCCCTGGACACTGACCATTGATGGTGAAGTGGCGAAACCGTTAACCCTCGACCACGCGGCGCTGACCTCGCGTTTCCCGCTGGAAGAGCGAATCTACCGGATGCGCTGCGTAGAGGCCTGGTCGATGGTGGTGCCGTGGATCGGCTTCCCGCTGCATAAACTGCTGGCGTTAGTTGAACCCACCAGCAACGCAAAATATGTCGCGTTCCAGACACTTTACGCACCGGATCAGATGCCGGGGCAAAAAGACCGATTTATCGGCGGTGGCCTTAAATACCCGTATGTTGAAGCGCTACGTATAGATGAAGCGATGCATCCGCTCACGCTGCTTACTGTCGGGGTGTATGGCAAAGCGCTGCCGCCGCAAAACGGCGCACCGATCCGCCTGACTGTGCCGTGGAAATATGGTTTTAAAGGCATCAAATCGATAGTCAGTATCAAGCTCACCAGTAAACGACCGCCGACCACCTGGAACCTTGCCGCGCCCGATGAATATGGCTTCTACGCCAACGTGAACCCGCATGTGGATCACCCACGCTGGTCACAAGCAACGGAACGTTTTATTGGATCCGGCGGCGCGCTGGATGTAAAACGTCAGCCAACGCTGCTGTTTAATGGCTACGCTGAAGAAGTGGCTTCGCTTTATCACGGGTTAGATCTGCGGGAGAATTTCTGA
- the msrQ gene encoding protein-methionine-sulfoxide reductase heme-binding subunit MsrQ, whose amino-acid sequence MRLTAKQVTWLKVALHLAGLLPLLWLFWAANQGYFSADPAKDIQHFTGRMALKFLLASLLVAPLARYAKQPLLIRTRRLLGLWCFAWATLHLTSYTLLELGINNLSLLGQELVTRPYLTLGAVSWLILLALALTSTQWAQRKLGKRWQQLHNFVYLVAILAPIHYLWSVKILSPQPILYAAAAIGLLAWRYKKFRQWWR is encoded by the coding sequence GTGCGCTTAACGGCAAAACAGGTGACATGGTTAAAAGTCGCATTGCATCTGGCGGGTCTGCTGCCTTTACTTTGGCTTTTCTGGGCGGCGAATCAGGGCTATTTCAGCGCCGATCCGGCGAAAGACATCCAGCATTTTACGGGCAGAATGGCGCTTAAATTCCTGCTCGCCAGTTTGCTGGTAGCACCGCTCGCACGCTACGCGAAACAACCTTTATTGATCAGAACCCGGCGTTTGCTGGGACTGTGGTGCTTTGCCTGGGCGACGCTGCACCTGACCAGCTACACCTTGCTGGAACTGGGTATTAATAATCTTTCATTATTAGGACAAGAGTTGGTAACGCGCCCTTATTTAACGCTGGGTGCCGTAAGTTGGCTGATTTTGCTGGCATTGGCGTTGACCTCAACGCAATGGGCGCAGCGCAAGCTGGGAAAACGCTGGCAACAACTACACAATTTCGTCTATCTGGTGGCGATCCTCGCGCCGATTCACTACCTTTGGTCGGTGAAAATATTGTCACCGCAGCCGATCCTTTACGCTGCCGCCGCGATTGGGCTGTTAGCGTGGCGCTATAAGAAGTTTCGCCAATGGTGGCGTTAA
- the aroQ gene encoding type II 3-dehydroquinate dehydratase, giving the protein MAGKFHILVLNGPNLNMLGTREPDKYGTLTLSEIVNGLSTEAAALDVELAHFQSNAEYAIIDRIHQAKDIMDFILINPAAFTHTSVAIRDALLAVDIPFIEIHLTNVHAREPFRHHSYLSDIAEGVICGLGAEGYSYALQTAVKRLSQSH; this is encoded by the coding sequence ATGGCTGGCAAGTTCCACATATTAGTTTTGAACGGACCGAACCTGAACATGCTTGGCACCCGCGAGCCGGATAAGTACGGCACGCTTACGCTCAGCGAGATTGTTAACGGTTTGAGCACCGAAGCGGCAGCGCTTGATGTGGAACTGGCGCATTTTCAGTCAAACGCGGAGTACGCAATCATCGACCGTATTCATCAGGCTAAAGACATTATGGACTTCATCCTGATCAATCCGGCCGCGTTTACGCACACCAGTGTTGCTATCCGCGACGCATTGTTGGCAGTCGACATCCCGTTTATCGAGATCCACCTGACCAACGTGCATGCGCGGGAGCCATTCCGCCACCACTCGTATCTGTCAGATATCGCCGAAGGCGTTATTTGCGGGCTGGGTGCGGAAGGTTATTCATACGCTTTACAGACGGCGGTAAAACGCCTGTCACAATCACACTAA
- the accB gene encoding acetyl-CoA carboxylase biotin carboxyl carrier protein: MDIRKIKKLIELVEESGISELEISEGEESVRISRSAPNAGFPVMQQAYAAPMMQQQPALSNAVATAAAPEAPAAAAEISGHIVRSPMVGTFYRTPSPDAKAFIEIGQKVNVGDTLCIVEAMKMMNQIEADKSGVVKAILVESGQPVEFDEPLVVIE; the protein is encoded by the coding sequence ATGGATATTCGTAAGATTAAGAAACTGATCGAGCTGGTTGAAGAATCAGGCATCTCCGAACTGGAAATTTCTGAAGGCGAAGAGTCTGTGCGCATCAGCCGCAGCGCGCCGAATGCTGGCTTCCCGGTGATGCAGCAGGCTTATGCTGCGCCGATGATGCAACAGCAACCAGCCCTGTCTAACGCTGTCGCAACTGCCGCAGCGCCGGAAGCCCCTGCAGCCGCAGCGGAAATCAGTGGTCACATCGTACGTTCCCCGATGGTCGGAACCTTCTATCGCACCCCGAGCCCGGACGCGAAAGCGTTTATCGAAATCGGCCAGAAAGTCAACGTGGGCGATACCCTGTGCATCGTTGAAGCCATGAAAATGATGAACCAGATCGAAGCCGATAAATCAGGCGTGGTGAAAGCCATTCTGGTTGAAAGTGGCCAACCGGTTGAATTTGACGAGCCGCTGGTCGTCATCGAGTAA
- the accC gene encoding acetyl-CoA carboxylase biotin carboxylase subunit: MLDKIVIANRGEIALRILRACKELGIKTVAVHSTADRDLKHVLLADETVCIGPAPSVKSYLNIPAIISAAEITGAVAIHPGYGFLSENANFAEQVERSGFIFIGPKADTIRLMGDKVSAITAMKKAGVPTVPGSDGPLGDDMDANRAHAKRIGYPVIIKASGGGGGRGMRVVRKDADLAQSISMTRAEAKAAFNNDMVYMEKYLENPRHVEIQVLADGQGNAIYLAERDCSMQRRHQKVVEEAPAPGITPELRRYIGERCAKACVDIGYRGAGTFEFLFENGEFYFIEMNTRIQVEHPVTEMITGVDLIKEQLRIAAGQPLSIKQEEVVVKGHAVECRINAEDPNTFLPSPGKITRFHAPGGFGVRWESHIYAGYTVPPYYDSMIGKLICYGESRDVAIARMKNALQELIIDGIKTNVDLQMRIMSDENFQHGGTNIHYLEKKLGLQEK; the protein is encoded by the coding sequence ATGCTGGATAAAATTGTTATCGCCAACCGCGGCGAGATTGCACTGCGTATTCTTCGTGCCTGTAAAGAGCTGGGCATCAAGACTGTCGCCGTGCACTCCACTGCGGATCGCGATTTAAAACACGTACTGCTGGCAGATGAGACCGTATGTATCGGTCCAGCGCCATCAGTAAAAAGCTATCTGAATATCCCGGCAATTATCTCCGCCGCCGAAATTACCGGCGCGGTGGCGATTCATCCGGGTTATGGCTTCCTCTCTGAGAACGCCAACTTCGCTGAGCAGGTTGAGCGCTCCGGCTTTATCTTCATCGGCCCGAAAGCAGACACCATCCGCCTGATGGGCGACAAAGTGTCGGCAATCACCGCCATGAAGAAAGCTGGCGTACCGACCGTACCGGGTTCAGACGGCCCGCTGGGCGACGATATGGATGCAAACCGCGCCCATGCTAAGCGCATCGGTTACCCGGTTATCATCAAAGCCTCCGGCGGCGGCGGCGGTCGCGGTATGCGCGTTGTGCGCAAAGACGCCGACCTGGCGCAGTCCATCAGCATGACGCGTGCGGAAGCGAAAGCCGCTTTCAACAACGACATGGTGTACATGGAAAAATACCTGGAAAATCCTCGCCACGTCGAGATCCAGGTGCTGGCCGATGGTCAGGGTAACGCTATCTATCTGGCAGAGCGCGACTGCTCCATGCAGCGCCGCCACCAGAAAGTGGTCGAAGAAGCACCAGCACCGGGCATCACCCCGGAACTGCGTCGCTATATCGGCGAGCGCTGTGCGAAAGCCTGTGTCGATATCGGCTATCGCGGAGCGGGTACGTTTGAGTTTCTGTTCGAAAACGGCGAGTTCTACTTCATCGAGATGAACACCCGTATTCAGGTTGAGCACCCGGTTACCGAAATGATTACCGGCGTTGACCTGATCAAAGAGCAGTTGCGTATCGCAGCCGGTCAGCCGCTGTCCATTAAGCAAGAAGAAGTGGTGGTGAAAGGCCATGCGGTGGAATGCCGTATTAACGCCGAAGATCCGAACACCTTCCTGCCTAGCCCGGGCAAAATCACTCGCTTCCATGCCCCTGGTGGGTTTGGTGTGCGCTGGGAATCGCATATTTACGCCGGTTACACCGTACCGCCGTATTACGATTCAATGATTGGCAAGCTTATCTGCTACGGCGAGAGCCGCGATGTGGCGATTGCGCGCATGAAGAATGCGTTGCAGGAGCTGATTATCGACGGGATCAAAACCAACGTTGATCTGCAGATGCGTATTATGAGCGACGAGAACTTCCAGCATGGTGGCACCAACATCCACTATCTGGAGAAAAAACTCGGTTTGCAGGAAAAATAA
- a CDS encoding YhdT family protein, with translation MDNRFVQAHKEARWALWLTLLYLAAWLVCAYLPGTEQGFTGLPRWFELACLLTPLVFVLLCWAMVRFIFRDISLEDNDAN, from the coding sequence ATGGACAACCGTTTTGTTCAGGCTCACAAAGAAGCCCGTTGGGCGCTGTGGCTGACCCTTCTTTATCTTGCCGCCTGGTTAGTATGCGCTTACCTACCAGGTACAGAGCAGGGCTTCACCGGGCTGCCGCGTTGGTTTGAACTGGCCTGCCTGCTTACGCCGCTGGTATTTGTTTTACTTTGCTGGGCGATGGTGCGTTTTATCTTCCGCGATATCTCTCTGGAGGATAACGATGCAAACTGA
- the panF gene encoding sodium/pantothenate symporter, with amino-acid sequence MQTEIIAVLIIYLIVVFGLSFYAMRQRSSGTFLSEYFLGSRSMGGFVLAMTLTATYVSASSFIGGPGAAYKFGLGWVLLAMIQVPTIWLSLGILGKKFAILARRYNAITLNDMLMARYQSRAVVWIASVSLLVAFVGAIAVQFIGGARLLETAAGIKYESGLLIFGITIALYTAFGGFRASVLNDTMQGLVMLIGTLVLLVGVIHAAGGLHNAVATLQHIDPKLVSPQGAHDILSPAFMTSFWVLVCFGVIGLPHTAVRCISYKDSKSVHRGIIIGTIVIALLMLGMHLAGALGRAVLPNLSVPDQVIPTLMVEVLPPWAAGLFLAAPMAAIMSNVNAHLLQASATIIKDLWLSAQPTKIRHEPRLKRISTVTTLVLGILMMLAAWRPPEMIIWLNLLAFGGLEAVFLWPLVLGLYWDRANSTGALSAMIVGGALYAVLATFNIQYLGFHPIVPSLLLSLLAFIVGNRFGQPAPQAPPISINE; translated from the coding sequence ATGCAAACTGAAATTATCGCCGTGCTGATAATCTACCTGATCGTTGTCTTCGGCCTCTCTTTCTATGCGATGCGCCAGCGTAGCAGCGGTACTTTCCTGAGCGAGTACTTCCTCGGTAGCCGTTCCATGGGCGGATTTGTGCTGGCGATGACGCTGACCGCAACCTATGTCAGCGCCAGTTCGTTTATTGGCGGGCCAGGAGCCGCGTACAAATTCGGCCTTGGCTGGGTGCTGCTGGCGATGATCCAGGTTCCCACCATTTGGCTGTCGCTGGGCATTCTCGGCAAAAAATTCGCAATTCTGGCACGTCGCTACAATGCCATTACGCTCAACGACATGCTGATGGCACGCTACCAGAGCCGCGCGGTCGTGTGGATCGCCAGCGTCAGCCTGCTGGTGGCCTTTGTCGGTGCGATTGCCGTGCAGTTTATCGGCGGCGCGCGTCTGCTGGAGACAGCGGCCGGCATCAAATACGAATCGGGCCTGCTGATCTTCGGCATTACTATCGCGTTGTATACGGCGTTTGGCGGTTTTCGCGCCAGTGTGTTAAACGACACCATGCAAGGTCTGGTGATGCTGATTGGTACGCTAGTGTTACTGGTCGGTGTGATCCATGCGGCGGGCGGATTGCATAACGCCGTTGCTACCTTGCAGCATATCGATCCGAAACTGGTTAGCCCGCAGGGCGCGCACGACATTCTTTCCCCGGCGTTTATGACCTCGTTTTGGGTGCTGGTGTGTTTTGGCGTTATCGGTCTGCCGCATACCGCTGTGCGCTGTATTTCGTATAAAGACAGCAAGTCGGTGCACCGTGGGATCATTATCGGCACCATTGTCATCGCGCTGTTGATGCTGGGAATGCATCTGGCGGGAGCGCTGGGTCGTGCTGTGCTACCGAATCTGTCGGTGCCGGATCAGGTTATTCCCACATTGATGGTCGAAGTGTTGCCACCGTGGGCCGCAGGGTTGTTCCTTGCCGCACCGATGGCCGCGATCATGTCCAATGTCAACGCGCATCTGTTGCAGGCTTCCGCGACGATCATCAAAGATCTGTGGTTAAGCGCGCAGCCGACTAAAATTCGTCATGAGCCACGCTTAAAACGCATTTCCACCGTGACAACGCTGGTACTCGGCATTTTGATGATGCTGGCGGCATGGCGTCCGCCAGAGATGATCATCTGGCTGAACCTGTTAGCGTTTGGTGGGCTTGAGGCGGTATTTCTGTGGCCGCTGGTGCTGGGTCTTTACTGGGATCGCGCTAATTCCACCGGCGCGCTCAGCGCCATGATTGTTGGCGGTGCGCTGTATGCCGTGCTCGCCACCTTTAATATTCAGTACCTGGGCTTCCATCCGATTGTGCCCTCGCTGCTGTTAAGTTTGCTGGCCTTCATTGTCGGGAACCGTTTCGGTCAACCCGCGCCGCAGGCCCCACCTATTTCTATTAATGAATAA
- the prmA gene encoding 50S ribosomal protein L11 methyltransferase, whose product MPWIQLKLNTTGANAEDLSDALMEAGAVSITFQDTHDTPVFEPLPGETRLWGDTDVIGLFDAETEMADVVAQLALHPLLGEGFAHKIEQLEDKDWEREWMDNFHPMRFGERLWICPSWREVPDANAVNVMLDPGLAFGTGTHPTTSLCLQWLDGLDLVGKTVIDFGCGSGILAIAALKLGAAKAIGIDIDPQAIQASRDNAERNGVSERLELYLPKDQPDAMKADVVVANILAGPLRELAPLISVLPVEGGLLGLSGILASQADSVCEAYAELFTLDPVVEKEEWCRITGQKR is encoded by the coding sequence ATGCCTTGGATCCAACTGAAACTGAACACCACCGGCGCGAATGCGGAAGATCTGAGCGATGCTCTGATGGAAGCAGGCGCGGTGTCCATTACCTTCCAGGACACGCACGACACGCCCGTATTTGAACCGCTGCCGGGTGAAACCCGTCTGTGGGGCGATACCGACGTTATCGGCCTGTTCGATGCGGAAACCGAGATGGCGGACGTCGTTGCCCAACTCGCTCTACACCCGCTGCTCGGCGAAGGTTTCGCCCATAAAATTGAGCAACTGGAAGATAAAGACTGGGAGCGCGAATGGATGGACAACTTCCACCCGATGCGCTTTGGCGAACGCCTGTGGATCTGCCCGAGCTGGCGCGAAGTGCCGGATGCCAATGCAGTGAATGTGATGCTCGATCCGGGTCTGGCATTCGGAACCGGCACGCACCCAACCACCTCGTTGTGTCTGCAATGGCTCGATGGCCTGGATCTTGTCGGCAAAACTGTGATCGATTTTGGCTGCGGTTCCGGGATCCTTGCGATCGCCGCCCTGAAACTGGGTGCGGCTAAAGCGATCGGTATTGATATCGATCCGCAAGCGATCCAGGCAAGCCGTGATAACGCCGAGCGCAACGGCGTTTCCGAGCGTCTCGAGTTGTACCTGCCGAAAGACCAGCCAGACGCGATGAAAGCCGATGTGGTGGTTGCCAATATTCTGGCTGGCCCGTTGCGTGAACTGGCGCCGTTAATCAGCGTATTGCCCGTCGAGGGCGGCTTGCTGGGGCTCTCTGGTATCCTTGCCAGCCAGGCAGACAGCGTGTGCGAAGCCTATGCAGAACTCTTTACCCTGGATCCGGTGGTCGAGAAAGAAGAGTGGTGCCGTATCACGGGACAGAAAAGGTAA
- the dusB gene encoding tRNA dihydrouridine synthase DusB: MRIGHHQLRNRLIAAPMAGITDRPFRTLCYEMGAGLTVSEMMSSNPQVWESDKSRLRMVHIDEPGIRTVQIAGSDPDEMAEAARINVESGAQIIDINMGCPAKKVNRKLAGSALLQYPDLVKSILTSVVNAVDVPVTLKIRTGWAPEHRNCVEIAQLAEECGIQALTIHGRTRACLFNGDAEYDSIRAVKQKVSIPVIANGDITDPLKARAVLDYTGADALMIGRAAQGRPWIFREIQHYLDTGELLAPLPLAEVKRLLCAHVRELHDFYGQAKGYRIARKHVSWYLQEHAPNDQFRRTFNAIENASEQLEALEAYFENFA; this comes from the coding sequence ATGCGCATCGGACACCACCAGCTCAGAAATCGCCTGATCGCAGCGCCCATGGCTGGCATTACTGACAGACCATTCCGGACGTTGTGCTACGAGATGGGAGCCGGTTTAACCGTATCCGAGATGATGTCTTCTAACCCACAAGTGTGGGAAAGCGACAAGTCCCGACTGCGGATGGTGCACATTGATGAACCCGGTATTCGCACCGTGCAAATTGCCGGCAGCGACCCGGATGAAATGGCGGAAGCCGCACGTATTAACGTGGAAAGCGGCGCCCAGATTATTGATATCAATATGGGTTGCCCGGCTAAAAAAGTGAATCGCAAGCTTGCAGGTTCCGCCCTGCTGCAATACCCGGATCTGGTGAAGTCGATCCTGACCTCGGTAGTTAATGCAGTGGATGTTCCTGTCACTCTGAAGATTCGCACGGGTTGGGCTCCAGAACACCGTAACTGCGTAGAAATTGCCCAACTGGCTGAAGAGTGTGGTATTCAGGCTCTGACCATTCATGGACGCACCCGCGCCTGTTTGTTCAACGGAGACGCTGAGTACGACAGTATTCGGGCAGTTAAGCAGAAAGTTTCCATTCCGGTTATCGCGAATGGCGACATTACTGACCCGCTTAAAGCCAGAGCTGTGCTCGACTATACAGGGGCGGATGCCCTGATGATAGGCCGCGCAGCTCAGGGAAGACCCTGGATCTTCCGGGAAATCCAGCATTATCTGGACACTGGGGAGCTGCTGGCCCCGCTGCCTTTGGCAGAGGTTAAGCGCTTGCTTTGCGCGCACGTTCGGGAACTGCATGACTTTTACGGTCAGGCGAAAGGTTACCGAATTGCACGCAAACACGTCTCCTGGTATCTCCAGGAGCACGCTCCGAATGACCAGTTTCGGCGCACATTCAACGCCATTGAGAATGCCAGCGAACAGCTGGAGGCGTTGGAGGCATACTTCGAAAATTTTGCGTAA
- the fis gene encoding DNA-binding transcriptional regulator Fis: protein MFEQRVNSDVLTVSTVNSQDQVTQKPLRDSVKQALKNYFAQLNGQDVNDLYELVLAEVEQPLLDMVMQYTRGNQTRAALMMGINRGTLRKKLKKYGMN from the coding sequence ATGTTCGAACAACGCGTAAATTCTGACGTACTGACCGTTTCTACCGTTAACTCTCAGGATCAGGTAACCCAAAAACCGCTCCGTGACTCGGTAAAACAGGCACTGAAGAACTATTTTGCTCAACTGAATGGTCAAGATGTTAATGATCTGTATGAGCTGGTACTGGCTGAAGTAGAACAGCCACTGTTGGACATGGTGATGCAATACACCCGTGGTAATCAGACCCGCGCGGCGCTGATGATGGGCATCAACCGCGGTACGCTGCGTAAAAAACTGAAAAAATACGGCATGAACTGA
- a CDS encoding DUF2556 family protein translates to MIRKYWWLVAFALSILMLDSLIMYWVEYMTTEIDKCRNMNSVNPLKLVNCNNL, encoded by the coding sequence ATGATTCGCAAGTATTGGTGGCTGGTGGCTTTCGCCCTGTCGATTCTCATGCTGGATAGCTTAATCATGTACTGGGTTGAGTATATGACCACCGAGATCGATAAGTGCCGCAATATGAACTCCGTAAATCCGCTCAAACTGGTTAACTGCAATAATCTGTAA
- a CDS encoding bifunctional diguanylate cyclase/phosphodiesterase, which yields MLDSQYDYILVVVSFIVAILASYTALNMAGRVSTSSKGSSWVWLSGGGVAMGIGIWAMHFIGMLAMNMSMNMRYEPFLTALSMVIAIGSSLFALWLVSAPHLHLRRLIPGAIVMGLGIAAMHYTGMAALQVSPAIIWNLNWVALSLAIALVASFAALWLTFHLRHEAAQVALMRFGAAILMGVAIAGMHYTGMMAAQIPHQHAMGHNGFNNNWLAVLVGMMAFSVLGITLLVSMFDARLQAKTSLLATSLAAANRELARLALHDTLTRLPNRVLLEDRLEQAINKAKREGSFFALMFMDLDGFKTVNDAWGHDVGDKLLVAVTDRLTQKLKGQYTLARIGGDEFVLLAEVSAPDEAATLASSLVRVIDKPFTIDPYDVMVTLSVGIALYPHDGKNERELMFNADAAMYHTKHMGRNGYHFFQPSMNTLAQTQLQLLNDLWMALERQEFRLVYQPKFKAPAGPVIGFEALLRWHHPYQGVLTPDVFLPLAEKTGLIVPLGNWVVDEACRQLGEWRKMGHLDWSVAVNLSTLQFEQSSLVATIMEALKKHDVPPQKLILEVTETTAMSNPDESVRVLTELTDAGVQASIDDFGTGYSSLLYLKRLPACELKIDRAFVRELSREGEDATIVSAIVALARTLNLKVVAEGVETEEQQKFLTELGCNTLQGYLLGKPVSAESITSYGNKLSPPEPLS from the coding sequence ATGCTGGATAGCCAATACGACTATATCCTTGTTGTTGTTTCTTTTATCGTAGCCATTTTAGCCTCTTATACCGCCCTGAATATGGCCGGCCGAGTTTCCACCAGCAGCAAGGGATCGTCATGGGTCTGGCTCAGCGGTGGCGGCGTAGCGATGGGGATAGGCATCTGGGCGATGCATTTTATCGGCATGCTGGCGATGAACATGTCGATGAACATGCGCTACGAACCGTTTCTCACGGCCCTCTCCATGGTTATCGCGATCGGCTCTTCGTTGTTCGCGCTGTGGCTGGTGAGCGCCCCGCATCTGCATCTGCGTCGCCTGATCCCGGGCGCAATTGTCATGGGCCTGGGTATTGCAGCGATGCACTATACCGGCATGGCGGCGCTTCAGGTCTCCCCGGCCATTATCTGGAATCTGAACTGGGTCGCCTTATCGTTAGCGATCGCGCTGGTCGCCTCTTTCGCCGCTCTGTGGCTCACATTTCATCTACGTCATGAAGCGGCCCAGGTTGCGCTGATGCGTTTTGGTGCGGCAATTTTAATGGGCGTCGCCATTGCTGGTATGCATTACACCGGCATGATGGCGGCTCAAATCCCTCACCAACATGCCATGGGGCATAACGGTTTTAACAATAACTGGTTAGCCGTACTGGTCGGCATGATGGCCTTCTCGGTGCTGGGCATTACGCTACTGGTGTCGATGTTTGATGCGCGTCTGCAGGCGAAAACCTCGCTACTGGCAACTTCACTGGCGGCCGCAAACCGCGAACTGGCGCGGCTGGCGTTGCACGATACCTTAACGCGTCTGCCTAACCGCGTGTTGCTGGAAGATCGCCTTGAACAGGCCATCAACAAAGCCAAACGCGAAGGCTCGTTCTTCGCGCTGATGTTTATGGATCTCGACGGTTTCAAAACCGTCAACGACGCCTGGGGCCACGATGTCGGCGATAAATTGCTGGTCGCGGTGACCGATCGCCTGACGCAAAAATTAAAAGGGCAATACACGCTGGCGCGCATTGGTGGTGACGAGTTTGTTCTGCTGGCAGAAGTCAGCGCGCCAGATGAAGCAGCAACGCTTGCCAGTTCGTTGGTACGCGTGATCGATAAGCCCTTCACTATCGATCCCTATGACGTGATGGTGACGCTGAGCGTCGGTATTGCGCTTTATCCGCATGACGGCAAGAACGAACGGGAACTGATGTTCAACGCTGATGCGGCGATGTATCACACCAAGCATATGGGACGTAACGGTTACCACTTCTTTCAGCCCTCGATGAACACGCTGGCGCAAACACAGCTGCAGTTACTCAATGATTTGTGGATGGCACTGGAGCGCCAGGAGTTCCGGCTGGTTTATCAGCCCAAATTTAAAGCCCCCGCGGGGCCGGTTATCGGCTTTGAGGCGCTGTTGCGCTGGCATCACCCTTACCAGGGCGTGCTCACTCCGGATGTTTTTTTGCCGCTGGCGGAGAAAACCGGTCTGATTGTGCCGCTTGGTAACTGGGTAGTGGACGAAGCCTGCCGTCAGCTTGGCGAATGGCGTAAAATGGGGCACCTTGACTGGTCTGTGGCGGTGAACCTTTCCACCCTGCAATTTGAACAGAGTTCTCTGGTGGCAACAATTATGGAGGCGCTGAAAAAACATGATGTGCCGCCGCAAAAATTAATCCTGGAAGTGACCGAAACCACGGCAATGAGCAATCCGGATGAGAGTGTGCGCGTGTTGACGGAGCTGACAGATGCGGGCGTTCAAGCCTCAATCGATGATTTTGGTACAGGCTACTCCAGCCTGCTGTATCTGAAACGTCTTCCGGCCTGCGAATTAAAAATCGATCGTGCGTTTGTTCGTGAGTTAAGCCGGGAAGGCGAAGATGCCACCATCGTCTCCGCCATCGTAGCGTTAGCCAGGACGCTGAATTTAAAAGTTGTAGCGGAAGGTGTGGAAACAGAAGAACAACAAAAATTTCTTACTGAGCTGGGCTGTAATACGTTGCAGGGGTATTTATTAGGTAAACCGGTGAGCGCGGAGTCTATTACTTCTTACGGAAATAAACTTTCCCCTCCCGAGCCCCTCTCCTGA
- a CDS encoding lipoprotein: MKKFISVALLATFLAGCAHDSPCVPVYDDQGRLVHTNTCMKGTTQDNWETAGAIAGGAAAIAGLTLGIVALTK; the protein is encoded by the coding sequence ATGAAAAAATTCATTTCCGTGGCATTACTGGCGACCTTCCTGGCAGGCTGTGCCCACGATTCTCCTTGTGTTCCGGTGTACGATGATCAAGGTCGTCTGGTACATACCAATACCTGTATGAAAGGCACAACTCAAGATAACTGGGAAACTGCCGGCGCAATTGCTGGCGGCGCAGCGGCGATTGCCGGTCTGACGCTCGGTATCGTAGCGCTGACGAAATAG